tcaatagagaaggggacgctggatagtataacgaccaagaACAAAGGGAAAGCTACCATTATTgtcattgaatactctgcacctgacagaaccatgctcttcagcttttacaaccaccttcaaccactttgggtatgggctaatgggacaagtatcaatcctggaaagtcgatcctacacgtgtaCGTAGGATAAAGGgtacaggctaatataaaaggagaagcaaGCAATCCAGAAGAGTGGCTGGAAAAAAAgaccaagaaccagagcctcccagaccgtttcaaggagaaagactccacGAAGCGAACACAGCTTACTTTTGTATGAACACCATAATCACCCACTGACCAGTGATCAAGACctagccttttaaacccacgctctacaaatgatattgtttgagccCTCTTTACGTACGAGCTCAATATCATCTTGGGGTCGTCACGAATTGAGTCCCTACAGAAACTATATtcgtacttttttttattataattgaaattatcaTGGCTATAACAACTATATATGACTTACTACAATATACAATAGTACAGAGTCTTAAATCTCAATTTGTTAgtacttttgaattttaagaaattattgaaataaaaaaaaaaaattagttacaaaattggttgtaacctaatgttacaaccttactcaataaaataaacaatactcatattttaaaaatctaatcattgaattgtatgttctttacgctcttaatacacgtcaaattttgagtcaatcagatattatttactatatgatctataatcttatattttatgtataattttaaattataaaaacttgcaatttaaacaatttattgatgacatagttattgaactttaattttttagaagttttgCGAGTATGAAGAATAtgagaagaagatgtaatctaatggtgaatttgtcaaaatttatctccaataaaaagatattaagtaattttttttttttacttgataaacacacacacacacaagatattaagtaaagttgtatgagttccagttagctcaactggtaaagtctttgatggttgtataagagatttgaggtttaATCCTCCCgtctacactaaaaactaattagtgtcttggtctgatgataaagagttatcatcagaagaggatgccataagttgaaactctaaaaaaaaaaaaaaaaaaaaaaagatattaagtaaaatTATAACTTaagactacaactaattttgtaactaatttttatcaaaaaaaaaaaaaattcaatatcatTTTTAACTTTCCAAATAAGTTTTGTATACTAattttgttagctttattcAAATATagctttaaatataaaattccCCCGTAGGAATAGGAGAGGATCCTAGTCAAAATGAATCAAAACAACTTCAACGTTCAAAACTAACAAGGACTTGCCGAATAGGAAGGAGTCGAACGGAGAAGGATCCTCCCAAGTCACAGACCACActgtaaaagaaaagaaatcatacGTGGCGCTAAACCCCAATAACACGGACTTCagatgatctctctctctctctctctctctctctctctctttctcatcacATTCATAGTCTCATTTTTTTACTCTTGTATTTTTTAGGATTATACGATTCATTTCGGTCTCTTTACTCTGTTAAATCCGAAATCTCAAAATTTCCCCACTGTTCAAACGCGTCAGCATGAAAGAGCTTCGAAATGTCCAATAATTCACACCACTACTTTAGTCCTTTATATATACCAGAATTCCCTCTTCTCTCTAACTCATTCTTAAACCCTACCATCTATCTCTAACAGTTAACGATCCCCAACAAAGTTTTCTGTAACAACCTTAATAATCAACCTTAAAACCAACTACAGTTACAAGGTGGTCAGAAGAGCTAAAGGACATGGTTGTCGCAACCATGGCCTGGCTCTCTGGAGCAACCAAGAGCCTCCATTATCGCCAACTCTTCGCTCTCCGCCACCACCAAAAATCAACCTCGTCTTCCACCCTCGGAATCCTCACATTCGACGTCGCTAAGACTATGTCTCGCCTTGTCTCTCTCTACAAATCTCTCTCCGATGATCAACTCTTAAAGCTCCGCAAAGAGATCATGAGGTCTAAAGGTGTCGCCTACTTGAACTCCAAAGACGAAGGCTTTCTTCTCAACCTCGCTTGCTCCGAGCGGCTCGAGGATCTCAATCAAGCTGCCATCACCGTCGCTCGGTATGGCCAGAAGTGTTCCGATTTGGGACTCAACCGCTTCGACCTCATTTACTCCGACTTAAAACTCGGGGTCATCGACCTGGGAAAACTCGAATACAACACGAAACACGTCCTTAAAATCATCGAAAGAATGGAGAAATCCATATCCGCCACTGCCAATCTACACGCAGCGTTGGAATCTTTAGCCGAATTGGAAGCATCGGAGCGAAAAATAGAGCGGTGGAAAAACACTATCGGTCCCAAACAGATTTCGAACTTGGAATACATAAAGCAGAAAATCGCAGTTCAGAGAAAACAAGTGCAACACTACAGAGAAACCTCGCTGTGGTATAAAGGCTTCGACAAAAGCGTCGGACACATGGCTCGAATCGTTTGCGTCATCTACGCTCGAATCTGCTCCGTTTTCGAACCCTACATTTCGGATCTACCTTTTTTCTCCAACGACAGCAACCTACGCCCTGTTTCAAATCATAACAAAAGGCAAAACTTTTGGATTCGCCAAGACGATGAAAGCGAATATGAAGACACAGAGAAGAACGAAAAGTCGAATTCGAAATCAGGTCCGGTACCGAATAACAATAAAAGGTTTATAGTCAGGTTCTTGAGTCACGAACTGAACCCATCTTCACAGGACCGTGATATCGAGTCCACGACAACCCAACGAAACCGCGAAGCGATGATGACGAATTACAACAATCACGTGTTCGCGTTGGCGCCACCGCACACGGTGGGTGGGTCGGGGTTATCACTGCGGTATGCGAATGTAATAATATGTGCGGAGCAGTGTTTGTACGCGCCGGCGACGATAGGAGAGGAGGCGCGTGAGGCATTGTACGAGATGTTACCGGCGAGGCTGAAGGGGGCAGTGAGAGCGAAGCTGAAGAGCAATCGGTTGAAAAGGGACGATGAGGACTGCGATGGGCACTCGCTCGCAGAAGGGTGGAGGGACGCGTTGGAAGAGATCATGGGGTGGCTGGGGCCTTTGGCTCATGACACGATGACGTGGCAGGCGGAGAGGAACATGGAGAGGCAGAAGTTCGACTCGAAGCCGAGAGTGTTGTTGTTGCAGACACTGCATTACTCAGATTTGGAGAAGACGGAGGCCGCCATTGTTGAGGTTTTGGTGGGGTTGAGTTGTATATATAGGTTCGAGAATCGATGCTTGCCTGGTAGTTCTGCTACTGTTCAGTATATATGAACATCGCTGTTCTTTTTACATTacggtcaatttttttttttaaatttaattaattgatttacgatattctttaaattcttttagatgagtgtggaaagaaagaaacaaagaaaaagaaaggtgtGTGGttaccctctttttttttttttttaagaaagactGAAAGAGTAGAAAATAAGAAATGCTTGGATTATGTTTATGTTCATTGTTTCAAGAATATTTCGAGGATTGAACCTGAAGGAGttagataaatatatatattacctttccttcatttgttttgggtaaattttttaaattgctttcATATATGTTTATTGTTGGAAAGGATTGAACCCAAATTACGAATAGCAGAGGAAGATGGGACATTTTGACTAGAAAAACTAGAactgaaagagagaaagagaacccAACATGCATGAAAACCAAGTTCTATTTCTGCATCAAAATGTTCTCATGCGTGTCTGTGATTTTACTTGGGTTTGAAATAGTGTCTTACTTGAAAAGTTGGCATTTTAGAGCTCCAAAATTGCTTCAATTTCAGTTGCAAATTTTGTGCGCAACACACCCTTAATATTAACCGgacaatattaatatataggttaagaaaaatgaagaaatcgACTTCCTCTTTCTTATCAAATGATTTTTGTCTTCTAAGAGTTGACAATTGGGTTATTTCCTCTACCGCTcctgaagatgataaaatatagagcctgatgggcctaccttaatgAGCCTGACAGATTGGAACTGTTGGGCCTGTGTAAAGATGGTCCCACGCGCTTTGAAGGCCCATTGCTGACAGACATagtaagggcccatgatccgaaattTCTATCacctagaaaagccctaagatccaaaAAGGGAAATCCTTGCTCACCACGCTTTGAAGAATTAGTAttagagtcccacattggaaatatctggaggtcaagaagaaaagccaactctctaccactataaaaggactaacactttcgcaaatcaaggtacgattaattgaccctctctagcGCTCTAGAGTGAagagacgaattctgacttgaccttcggagagtgtttggccggcaccacaccggtgctctctaaaggttttctttcgatctttcttgttgtgcaggttcgctttgagttgcgagtacggtgtgacctattggtgacaattttcaacgtcatcagttggcgccgtctgtgggaaacgtgTAGCACTTcatcgcttcctagacaaaagagttacatggtactcactcgctcaatggcaaccacgaatgacgttcaagaagaagaagcccctacgactgcccttgagaaacaggtcaggacgctcgccacagccgtggagcgcctcaccaaacaaaaccacgacctagaagagcagctTAACCAAAAGAATGCGgcggtcaataaccaaggagcggatcaagaagggaccagcgctgaaaggagaaatcaggacAGACCACAGGagagtaacgccccgagcagaCCAGTGCGATGAGACATTAACATCCCTTCCTTGACGGATACGGCTCCACAATCcatcatcgcggagatgcagacgattaaggaacagatggatgtaatgatgaacgctcttaaggggcgagtgtcaagtgaccttgacgaccttgtcaaccggactgactcgccattcacgACAACTGTCAACTCCTTCCCCTTGCCGaataagttccgcatgccaaatatggatagttatgacggagtcaaggaccctctagatcacctagagaccttcaagaccctgatgcaccttcagggagtggcagacgcgattatgtgcagggcctttcctacaaccctaaagggcgcagcaaggatttggttcagtcggctagcacccaactccatcagcaccttcaaggaactaagtgctcaatttactacgcacttcatcggaggacatcggtatagaaaatccacggcttgtttaatgaatatcaagcagcgagaggaggagacgtTGCGGGCCTACATTTCACGCTTCAATAAGGAAgcgctctcgatcgacgaagctgACGACAAGATATTGATAGCAAcattcacgaatgggctgaaggggggtaagtttttgttctccctatacaaaaacgaccccaagaccatgtcggaggtgctttacagggccaccaaatatatgaacgctgaagacgcgctATTAGCCCAAGAAGATaggcccaagaaaagagacagacaagaggatccccgacaggaccaggggcggaagaaaggaaggatgggagaTCGAAGGAAGGACAGACGTCAAAAACCCACGGGCGGaaggttcacaagtttcaccTCGTTAACCGCGCCgatagaccaagtcctaatgcagattaaggacgaagggtccctgacgttcccaggaaagctgaagagtgatcccagcaaaaggtccaga
The DNA window shown above is from Quercus lobata isolate SW786 chromosome 7, ValleyOak3.0 Primary Assembly, whole genome shotgun sequence and carries:
- the LOC115953717 gene encoding uncharacterized protein LOC115953717, with translation MVVATMAWLSGATKSLHYRQLFALRHHQKSTSSSTLGILTFDVAKTMSRLVSLYKSLSDDQLLKLRKEIMRSKGVAYLNSKDEGFLLNLACSERLEDLNQAAITVARYGQKCSDLGLNRFDLIYSDLKLGVIDLGKLEYNTKHVLKIIERMEKSISATANLHAALESLAELEASERKIERWKNTIGPKQISNLEYIKQKIAVQRKQVQHYRETSLWYKGFDKSVGHMARIVCVIYARICSVFEPYISDLPFFSNDSNLRPVSNHNKRQNFWIRQDDESEYEDTEKNEKSNSKSGPVPNNNKRFIVRFLSHELNPSSQDRDIESTTTQRNREAMMTNYNNHVFALAPPHTVGGSGLSLRYANVIICAEQCLYAPATIGEEAREALYEMLPARLKGAVRAKLKSNRLKRDDEDCDGHSLAEGWRDALEEIMGWLGPLAHDTMTWQAERNMERQKFDSKPRVLLLQTLHYSDLEKTEAAIVEVLVGLSCIYRFENRCLPGSSATVQYI